In Ruminococcaceae bacterium BL-6, a genomic segment contains:
- a CDS encoding protein of unknown function (Evidence 5 : Unknown function): protein MTRSFSISVTAAAHIIEGLGNYRMHEIDKTLLREFINGFAKKKYVIGKGEKRRSEYYSQSMIHKIYVLLHVVIKEAADEDGGHLIPMDYMANIKEPRSKKAIKPSPKSLTDEEIKMLINVISENMMILVWVCILLYTGVRPSEALALKFTDIDYDNKIIHIVRTLSKEEYIDVNSLSKKKPSKPIITDLKNVTDSNKINYQRRALRAGDMLLLILKSWEIYVKGNKKLMEMKRKEGTEEYLFCGSHGQLWLYDDYKQVYDRLLEKHGLNASEYNPYRYRHNCCTRLLRMGVDIKTVQLILGDNSSSMVMRVYANLDKSDVLKGSGDYSENMDLILGIASA from the coding sequence ATGACAAGATCCTTTTCGATTTCTGTCACAGCTGCTGCTCATATAATTGAGGGCCTAGGCAATTACCGTATGCATGAGATTGACAAAACCTTATTGAGGGAATTTATAAACGGATTTGCAAAAAAAAAATATGTGATAGGTAAAGGAGAAAAAAGGAGAAGCGAATATTACAGCCAGAGCATGATCCATAAAATTTACGTCCTTCTGCATGTAGTAATTAAAGAAGCTGCTGATGAGGATGGCGGCCATCTGATTCCAATGGATTATATGGCAAATATAAAAGAGCCTAGATCCAAAAAAGCGATTAAGCCCTCCCCCAAGTCCCTTACTGATGAAGAAATAAAGATGCTGATCAATGTTATAAGCGAAAATATGATGATCTTGGTATGGGTTTGTATTCTGTTATATACCGGGGTACGTCCCAGTGAAGCACTAGCGCTTAAATTCACTGATATTGACTATGATAACAAAATTATTCATATTGTAAGGACTCTCAGTAAGGAGGAATATATTGACGTTAATTCTTTGTCCAAAAAGAAGCCCAGCAAGCCGATTATTACCGATTTGAAAAATGTCACCGACAGTAATAAAATTAATTACCAGCGCCGAGCGCTGAGGGCTGGTGATATGCTGCTGCTCATTCTAAAAAGTTGGGAAATCTACGTAAAAGGTAATAAAAAGCTGATGGAAATGAAGCGTAAAGAAGGCACGGAAGAATATCTGTTTTGTGGCTCACACGGCCAATTATGGCTTTATGATGACTATAAACAAGTATATGATAGATTGTTGGAAAAGCATGGGCTTAATGCTTCGGAATATAATCCATATCGGTATCGCCATAACTGCTGCACACGCCTTCTCCGAATGGGTGTTGATATAAAAACGGTCCAACTTATCCTGGGAGATAACTCTTCGAGTATGGTCATGCGCGTTTACGCGAATCTTGACAAATCAGATGTCTTGAAAGGCAGCGGGGATTATTCTGAAAATATGGATTTAATTCTGGGCATTGCATCAGCATAA
- a CDS encoding conserved protein of unknown function (Evidence 4 : Unknown function but conserved in other organisms), producing MKENGFYKIKPEFFDLVNRLGGRYSDRKQRPVLCCMQDAYIPYLYWAIPTSNLAHRSQSQIDKIKKWCHEPGIRSCYYHIGHTDRPALFKVSNCFPVTEKYIDGEYISQGKHLVLRDKREIEAIRGKLSRILFDESIHPNKYEQHITRIRNYLIEEMKTFQKERTPYNDLLVSLHRAKGKNKEKNNDPER from the coding sequence ATGAAAGAGAATGGATTTTATAAAATAAAGCCCGAATTTTTTGATCTTGTCAACCGCCTTGGCGGGAGATATTCAGACCGGAAGCAGCGCCCGGTTTTATGCTGTATGCAGGACGCCTATATCCCCTATCTTTATTGGGCGATACCGACGAGCAATTTAGCACATCGATCTCAAAGCCAGATTGATAAGATTAAAAAGTGGTGCCATGAGCCAGGCATCCGCAGCTGCTATTATCATATCGGGCACACGGACCGGCCGGCCTTGTTTAAGGTCAGCAACTGTTTTCCAGTTACAGAAAAATATATTGACGGTGAATACATATCCCAGGGGAAACATCTGGTATTAAGAGATAAGCGAGAAATTGAAGCAATCAGAGGGAAACTGTCCCGAATTTTGTTTGATGAATCTATTCACCCGAATAAATATGAGCAGCATATCACGAGAATTAGAAATTACCTTATTGAAGAAATGAAGACTTTCCAGAAAGAAAGAACCCCATATAACGATCTGCTCGTTAGTCTTCATAGAGCTAAGGGGAAAAATAAAGAGAAAAATAACGATCCTGAGCGCTAA
- a CDS encoding protein of unknown function (Evidence 5 : Unknown function): MVHLSLKFFEPDIYQSLPVRGNIFEPDFS, encoded by the coding sequence GTGGTACACCTTTCATTAAAATTTTTCGAGCCGGACATTTATCAGTCGCTGCCGGTACGCGGCAATATTTTCGAGCCGGACTTTTCTTAG
- a CDS encoding protein of unknown function (Evidence 5 : Unknown function), translated as MSFIKIPNILFDFYEAGYERSCNAGSGHKTAKQKIKYYNLEPVDFCVYVYFLSCGGFFNQKRIIRKCKTIAAHCGIKDLKTIRASVDRLSASGLIKKCHRFNQWGHYAANGYQAIFHLDGGFFMFDKDYLRHKMSVPEMCVLLYLNRCRNSENPLFACPSISKMCFALNLSKNTVRKSIKQLVQKLFIRKEQYISGQGDFGNNRYRLYSPYERHRLLQAFRRLRKRISTTLKRFFSSRKRTAKAIRIFSSCFAWQVWQIFCLPFMSAGVGQKSPNTS; from the coding sequence ATGAGTTTTATTAAAATTCCGAATATCCTGTTTGATTTCTATGAAGCCGGATATGAACGCTCCTGCAATGCCGGATCCGGACATAAAACAGCAAAACAGAAGATCAAATATTACAATCTTGAGCCTGTGGACTTCTGTGTCTATGTATATTTCCTGTCTTGCGGCGGCTTTTTCAATCAAAAGCGGATTATCCGGAAGTGTAAGACGATTGCGGCTCATTGTGGGATCAAGGACCTCAAAACGATCCGCGCCTCTGTTGACCGTCTGTCTGCCAGCGGCCTGATAAAAAAGTGTCACAGGTTTAATCAGTGGGGACACTATGCGGCGAACGGGTACCAGGCCATTTTCCACTTGGACGGCGGCTTCTTTATGTTTGATAAGGATTACCTCAGGCATAAAATGAGTGTTCCTGAAATGTGTGTCTTACTGTACCTTAACCGGTGCCGCAATTCGGAAAATCCACTGTTTGCTTGTCCTTCCATATCCAAAATGTGCTTCGCGCTGAATCTGTCAAAAAATACTGTCCGCAAAAGCATCAAGCAACTTGTTCAGAAATTATTTATCCGGAAGGAGCAGTATATTTCCGGTCAAGGCGATTTTGGAAATAACCGCTACCGTCTGTACTCACCCTATGAGCGCCATAGGCTGCTGCAAGCTTTTAGGAGGCTCAGAAAAAGGATTTCAACCACGCTAAAGAGATTTTTCAGCTCCCGGAAAAGAACCGCGAAAGCGATCCGCATTTTTTCTTCCTGCTTTGCCTGGCAGGTCTGGCAGATTTTTTGCCTTCCTTTTATGTCTGCGGGGGTAGGTCAAAAATCCCCTAATACCTCCTAG
- a CDS encoding protein of unknown function (Evidence 5 : Unknown function) encodes MAKMGTRVSNWSSHRRKDDCDHNTFVIISKSGVKQMHQSQNLLFSSSAAEVQNALKKKCNIDKKELYDGEFFADCKFSAFYDYRYEPGRITALQHACLTGNESAALTLIRAGANINIFDSEKTSILQMAALSNMVQVLEEIADRVDINYCNQYGTALHIACKTQSTKSALLLLDRGADISVKLNGFTPAQAACKYYNKQILTKMLRLQSQPFPINDALFFSCTGNNINPVKFLLKNGADLSYRDNAGRTLLHAACTVQGPSYKVADFLLKQGLSINEADSAGNTPLHLACESHNMKMVELLVERGADVNRSNHAGNTPLLYCAKKGRFHMNIYKLLAKAHPDIAKRNKAAKTVLDYITPAQKESLLSKAR; translated from the coding sequence ATGGCAAAAATGGGTACCCGAGTTTCAAATTGGAGTTCCCACAGAAGAAAGGATGATTGTGACCACAACACTTTTGTGATAATATCAAAATCAGGGGTGAAACAGATGCATCAATCACAAAATCTATTGTTTAGCAGCAGCGCGGCAGAAGTACAAAACGCTCTAAAGAAAAAATGTAACATAGACAAGAAAGAGCTGTATGATGGTGAGTTTTTTGCCGACTGCAAATTCAGTGCTTTCTATGATTACCGATATGAACCGGGCCGGATTACTGCTTTGCAGCACGCCTGCCTTACGGGAAATGAAAGTGCCGCGCTGACCTTGATCCGGGCCGGCGCTAATATTAATATTTTTGATTCTGAAAAGACAAGCATTCTTCAGATGGCTGCTTTATCAAACATGGTACAGGTACTCGAAGAAATTGCAGACCGTGTGGACATCAATTACTGCAATCAGTATGGGACCGCCTTACACATTGCATGTAAAACACAATCCACTAAAAGCGCTTTGCTGCTTCTTGACCGCGGAGCTGACATTTCCGTCAAATTAAATGGATTTACCCCTGCGCAGGCAGCTTGCAAATATTACAATAAACAGATCCTTACGAAAATGCTGCGTCTGCAGTCGCAGCCATTCCCTATCAATGACGCCTTGTTTTTCAGCTGTACTGGAAACAATATCAATCCTGTAAAATTTCTTCTCAAGAACGGAGCTGATCTCAGTTACCGGGATAATGCCGGACGTACCCTGCTTCATGCGGCATGTACGGTACAGGGGCCTTCCTACAAAGTAGCGGATTTTTTGCTTAAACAGGGCCTTTCAATCAATGAGGCGGATTCCGCAGGGAATACCCCTTTGCATCTGGCGTGCGAATCCCATAACATGAAAATGGTAGAGCTTTTGGTAGAACGCGGGGCGGATGTAAATAGAAGCAACCATGCAGGCAATACGCCGCTTTTATATTGTGCGAAAAAAGGACGCTTTCACATGAACATCTATAAATTACTGGCAAAGGCGCATCCCGATATTGCAAAAAGGAATAAGGCCGCTAAGACCGTCCTCGATTATATCACGCCCGCACAGAAAGAATCCCTTCTGTCAAAGGCACGATAA
- a CDS encoding DNA topoisomerase III, with product MKLIIAEKPELGRAIAQALNLNGQEHNGVIAGKDYTVIWAYGHLMGLKQPEQYDEKYAAWNLQDLPIYFEHWQLVPSKGKEKRLQQIESLIAGADEIIHAGDPDDEGQFLIDEILEYSRNTHPVYRVLINDNTPSEIQKSFRDLKPNAGFTSIGSAAYARAVSDLIVGVNYSRLFGLSLHRKGLSVGRVQTPTLGLVVNRDYQIEHHVQQTYFELTASVRAGGETIALNFKPGQELLDGGKYITDRSVMEQVQAGIPDVTEGTVTKRKAVIKPPLPFNLVKLQAFMNQKYNLSVSRTLEITQLLRDQYRAITYNRSDCQYLKEEHYNEAPQLVGGLLQRLQLDIPVDYSIKSDCFNDANVTAHHAIIPTNAEFDLSKLDNDTRAVYLEIAKRYIIQFLPPVLYEITRIDDPVTGGILEGESYDLLDPGFSAFYPAAQKKKTSLSNLPAGIHSCELLESEILEKHTVPPKRYTQATLITDMTSISKYVADEKIKKLLKEKDKGKKGENGSIGTPATRDKIIETLLKRGYVREEGKYLLSTQLGRDFYNLLPDDIKKADMTALWWSIQEDIKAGRATVQDMTSSVLDSFKQHLQADYSKVHLDPGSSGREKIGACPLCGKPVYENKNAFSCSGYRDGCKFALWKNNKFFAAFGKSITKSCAKALLSADRRCRVTGIKNKKGTGTYTADFIMEIKNGKNGYPSFKLEFPQKKG from the coding sequence ATGAAATTAATAATCGCAGAAAAGCCTGAGCTTGGCCGTGCCATAGCCCAGGCTTTAAATTTAAATGGACAGGAACACAACGGGGTAATTGCAGGTAAGGATTACACCGTCATTTGGGCTTACGGCCATTTAATGGGCCTAAAGCAGCCGGAGCAGTACGATGAAAAGTATGCGGCCTGGAACCTGCAGGACCTTCCGATTTATTTTGAGCACTGGCAGCTTGTCCCCAGCAAAGGGAAAGAGAAGCGATTGCAGCAGATCGAAAGCCTGATTGCCGGGGCGGATGAAATCATTCACGCGGGGGATCCCGACGATGAAGGGCAATTCCTCATTGATGAAATTCTGGAATACAGCCGCAACACGCATCCGGTTTACCGCGTCCTTATCAATGACAACACCCCCTCGGAAATTCAGAAAAGCTTCCGGGACCTGAAACCAAATGCTGGATTTACATCCATTGGAAGCGCCGCCTATGCGCGGGCGGTCAGTGATTTAATTGTTGGTGTCAATTACAGCCGCCTCTTTGGCCTGTCCCTTCACAGGAAGGGGCTGTCTGTCGGCCGTGTGCAGACCCCTACCCTCGGCCTTGTTGTGAACCGGGATTATCAAATCGAACACCATGTTCAGCAGACATATTTTGAGCTTACGGCATCCGTGCGAGCTGGCGGGGAAACCATCGCCCTGAATTTTAAGCCGGGACAGGAACTTTTGGATGGCGGAAAATACATCACCGACAGGAGCGTCATGGAACAGGTTCAAGCTGGGATCCCGGATGTAACCGAGGGAACAGTTACGAAAAGAAAAGCGGTCATAAAGCCTCCCCTTCCCTTTAACCTGGTGAAACTGCAAGCGTTTATGAACCAGAAATACAATCTGTCCGTGAGCCGGACCTTAGAGATCACGCAGCTCCTTCGAGATCAGTACAGAGCCATCACCTACAATCGCAGCGACTGCCAATATCTAAAAGAAGAGCATTACAATGAGGCCCCCCAACTCGTCGGAGGGCTTCTCCAAAGGCTGCAGCTGGACATTCCTGTTGATTACAGCATCAAATCCGACTGCTTCAATGACGCGAATGTTACGGCCCATCATGCCATCATCCCCACAAACGCGGAATTCGATCTTTCAAAGCTGGACAATGACACCAGGGCTGTGTACCTTGAAATCGCAAAACGGTACATCATTCAATTTCTTCCCCCTGTTTTGTACGAAATCACCAGGATCGACGACCCGGTCACGGGAGGGATCCTTGAAGGGGAATCTTATGATCTGCTGGATCCTGGTTTCAGCGCCTTTTATCCGGCCGCACAAAAGAAAAAGACATCACTCAGCAACCTTCCGGCCGGAATCCATTCCTGTGAACTGCTGGAAAGCGAGATTTTGGAGAAACACACGGTTCCCCCGAAGAGGTATACACAGGCGACGCTGATTACCGATATGACCAGCATTTCAAAATATGTTGCGGATGAGAAAATTAAAAAGCTGTTAAAGGAAAAAGACAAAGGGAAAAAGGGCGAGAACGGCAGCATCGGCACCCCGGCCACCCGCGACAAGATCATTGAAACCCTGCTAAAGCGGGGCTATGTCAGGGAGGAAGGAAAATACCTTCTTTCGACACAGCTTGGACGGGACTTTTACAACCTGCTGCCGGACGATATCAAAAAAGCGGATATGACGGCCCTCTGGTGGTCTATTCAGGAGGACATCAAAGCCGGCCGCGCGACTGTTCAGGATATGACATCCTCCGTGCTGGATTCCTTCAAACAGCACCTGCAGGCGGATTATTCAAAGGTACATCTGGATCCCGGCTCTTCCGGCCGGGAAAAGATCGGGGCTTGCCCTCTGTGCGGCAAACCGGTCTATGAGAACAAGAACGCTTTCAGCTGCAGCGGATACCGGGACGGATGCAAATTTGCCCTATGGAAAAACAATAAATTTTTTGCGGCCTTTGGAAAATCCATCACGAAATCCTGTGCGAAGGCTCTCCTGTCTGCAGATCGCCGCTGCCGCGTCACCGGCATCAAAAATAAGAAGGGGACCGGAACATATACGGCCGACTTTATCATGGAGATCAAAAATGGCAAAAATGGGTACCCGAGTTTCAAATTGGAGTTCCCACAGAAGAAAGGATGA
- a CDS encoding protein of unknown function (Evidence 5 : Unknown function), whose amino-acid sequence MYFDELFRVSKNQIIWGCNYYSDNFGPGRIIWDKCNDGSDQSDCEIAYNSLTSRVDLFRFMWRGMFQGKSIKEGWIQRGNKSLNEQRIHPCQKPVPLYIWQLKKYAKSGWKLLSTHVGSASDLIAFYLMNFDYIGFEIDSDYYHLANERLEAVKAQQSFFINYEVQNEINNRRKA is encoded by the coding sequence GTGTACTTTGATGAACTATTCCGCGTTTCAAAAAATCAAATTATATGGGGCTGTAATTACTATTCTGACAACTTCGGCCCAGGCCGAATAATTTGGGACAAATGCAACGACGGTTCCGATCAGTCTGATTGTGAAATAGCTTACAATTCTCTTACTTCCAGGGTTGACTTATTCCGTTTCATGTGGCGCGGAATGTTTCAAGGAAAAAGCATCAAGGAAGGCTGGATTCAGCGAGGTAATAAGTCGCTGAACGAACAGCGGATTCATCCGTGCCAAAAGCCCGTTCCTCTGTACATCTGGCAATTAAAGAAATACGCGAAAAGCGGCTGGAAATTACTTAGTACACATGTTGGAAGCGCATCGGATTTAATTGCTTTCTATCTCATGAACTTTGATTACATCGGCTTTGAAATTGATTCTGATTACTATCACTTAGCAAACGAGCGCCTTGAAGCAGTAAAGGCACAACAATCATTTTTTATAAATTACGAGGTGCAAAATGAAATTAATAATCGCAGAAAAGCCTGA
- a CDS encoding protein of unknown function (Evidence 5 : Unknown function) gives MEDPASAVCAAKGTDKPRDFKINRERILKKPVLALNEFYNMNCMEGMRQFSDKYFDLAIVDPEYGRKEHGGRNRSGWVRQKNGSKIYVPDGGYRKKAWTKSRRTRCTLMNYSAFQKIKLYGAVITILTTSAQAE, from the coding sequence TTGGAAGATCCTGCATCAGCCGTATGCGCAGCGAAAGGTACTGATAAACCAAGAGATTTTAAAATTAATCGTGAGAGGATTTTAAAAAAGCCTGTGCTGGCGTTAAATGAATTTTACAACATGAATTGCATGGAAGGTATGCGGCAGTTTTCAGACAAGTATTTTGACTTGGCTATTGTTGATCCCGAGTATGGCAGGAAAGAACATGGGGGACGAAACCGAAGCGGGTGGGTCAGGCAGAAAAACGGTTCGAAAATCTACGTTCCCGATGGAGGCTATCGTAAAAAAGCCTGGACAAAAAGCCGGCGGACAAGGTGTACTTTGATGAACTATTCCGCGTTTCAAAAAATCAAATTATATGGGGCTGTAATTACTATTCTGACAACTTCGGCCCAGGCCGAATAA
- a CDS encoding conserved protein of unknown function (Evidence 4 : Unknown function but conserved in other organisms), producing MFLYEKDLKKAFWDHYKDRKSVLKYQFECAAREGGVDLLTIEEYGGEYEICSFEFKLDNMKKAFAQAEANLPFVSKSFVVIPADKEDLIQNKYLPYLKEKRYIGVIGVEKGGRWKILHQPYAQRKVLINQEILKLIVRGF from the coding sequence TTGTTCCTTTATGAAAAGGATCTGAAAAAAGCATTTTGGGATCATTATAAGGATCGGAAGTCTGTCTTAAAATATCAGTTTGAATGCGCGGCCCGCGAGGGCGGCGTCGATCTTCTGACCATTGAGGAATACGGAGGCGAATATGAAATCTGCTCCTTTGAATTCAAACTGGACAACATGAAAAAAGCTTTCGCCCAAGCGGAGGCGAACCTTCCGTTTGTGTCGAAGAGCTTTGTTGTCATACCAGCGGATAAGGAAGATTTGATTCAAAATAAGTATCTGCCCTATTTGAAAGAAAAACGATATATTGGCGTGATCGGCGTTGAGAAGGGCGGCCGTTGGAAGATCCTGCATCAGCCGTATGCGCAGCGAAAGGTACTGATAAACCAAGAGATTTTAAAATTAATCGTGAGAGGATTTTAA
- a CDS encoding protein of unknown function (Evidence 5 : Unknown function), translating into MHKRILRLVGIGSGILFVPLAVIITALIILTAMIGAAFGAGQSQGQYNGGGGALSDAVLAYRPVAEKYCEEYGVSGYADLILAIMQQESGGAGSDPMQCSECPLNVKYPHSPNSISDPDYSVRVGIMYFASCLRASKAQSPQDIPGISLALQGYNFGGGYISWALAHGGYSAGNAVEFSQMKIQEMGLTGYGDVNYVPHVLRYYSTIGGGSGAFAYPLAVGTYHISRGYGMDGGEMHKGIDFAAPTGTKIYASASGTVEFSGMGKSGNGFRGYGNVILIRHDNTYSTLYAHCSQLLVQAGGSVKKGQVIALVGSTGDSTGPHCHFELRVNNQAVNPAPLLGAG; encoded by the coding sequence ATGCACAAACGGATTTTACGTCTTGTCGGAATCGGCTCCGGGATCCTTTTTGTTCCGCTGGCAGTGATTATCACTGCCTTGATTATTTTAACCGCCATGATAGGGGCCGCCTTCGGCGCTGGACAATCCCAGGGTCAATATAACGGGGGCGGCGGCGCTCTGTCCGATGCAGTATTGGCGTACCGGCCGGTGGCAGAAAAATATTGTGAGGAATATGGGGTCTCTGGATACGCGGATCTGATCCTTGCGATCATGCAGCAGGAAAGCGGCGGGGCCGGGAGCGATCCCATGCAATGTTCGGAGTGCCCTTTGAATGTGAAATATCCGCACAGCCCGAATTCGATTTCCGATCCGGATTACTCCGTCCGTGTCGGCATCATGTATTTTGCGAGCTGCCTTCGCGCATCAAAGGCACAGTCACCACAGGATATTCCGGGGATCAGCCTTGCGCTGCAGGGGTATAATTTCGGCGGCGGGTACATATCCTGGGCGCTGGCGCACGGCGGATATTCCGCTGGAAACGCGGTCGAGTTTTCGCAGATGAAGATACAGGAAATGGGCTTGACCGGCTATGGTGATGTCAATTATGTTCCTCATGTGCTGCGCTATTACTCGACCATCGGAGGCGGAAGCGGAGCTTTCGCTTACCCGCTGGCAGTTGGCACCTACCATATTTCAAGAGGCTACGGAATGGACGGCGGGGAAATGCACAAGGGCATTGATTTTGCCGCGCCAACGGGAACAAAAATTTATGCTTCCGCCTCCGGCACTGTCGAATTCAGCGGTATGGGAAAATCGGGCAACGGGTTCCGGGGATACGGGAATGTGATCCTGATCCGGCACGACAACACATACAGCACCCTCTACGCCCACTGCAGCCAGCTCCTGGTACAGGCTGGTGGATCCGTGAAGAAAGGGCAGGTGATTGCCTTAGTCGGCAGCACGGGGGATTCAACCGGCCCCCACTGCCACTTTGAGCTTCGGGTAAACAACCAGGCTGTCAACCCCGCGCCGCTTTTGGGCGCGGGATAA
- a CDS encoding conserved protein of unknown function (Evidence 4 : Unknown function but conserved in other organisms) gives MPKEKVTPGVVFRSRFVFSKLKFTNYINYMDRPEAVRNAAYSLYSVYVSKRKPETPERTSALFTGTKDSLTLDEKKSLKKQFQIAQDAGSPMWQQFISFTTDFLHQNGLYDPKTKQLDEEKIREVTRTAVQEMLKDEHMEGSAVWSASIHYNTKHIHVHLAIVEPHPTLRTKDVKVEDENGEKVWQKQYRGCMKKATFSKVRSKIVNSIVDMPEQLKEINNLIRKNIVAEKRQHLSTKDKNLRGAFLNLYSKLPSDKRLWNYNMNALHDVRPEIDRFSKMYLELYHRDDLKKLSDSLHRQEEFLMSAYGTGKKEELYKNYSKNKMDELYTRMGNAVLRELREYDKTVRGIKARPKMRDPKERLRYQKHISQSYQESWYDLKRALRKDFTSVKNQMSFEKLQQEIERAEQEVER, from the coding sequence ATGCCGAAGGAAAAAGTGACGCCGGGCGTCGTTTTTAGATCCCGGTTTGTGTTTTCAAAATTAAAATTCACGAACTACATCAATTACATGGACCGGCCGGAAGCGGTCCGTAATGCTGCCTATTCCCTCTACTCTGTTTACGTTTCCAAAAGGAAGCCGGAAACTCCGGAACGGACTTCCGCACTTTTTACTGGAACGAAGGACAGTCTCACGCTTGATGAAAAGAAGTCATTGAAAAAGCAATTCCAAATTGCTCAGGATGCGGGAAGCCCTATGTGGCAGCAGTTTATCAGCTTCACAACTGATTTCCTTCATCAGAACGGGCTGTACGATCCGAAGACGAAACAACTGGATGAGGAAAAAATCCGGGAGGTCACGCGCACGGCCGTTCAGGAAATGCTGAAAGACGAACACATGGAAGGATCTGCTGTATGGAGCGCATCGATCCATTACAACACCAAACATATCCATGTCCACCTGGCAATCGTAGAACCGCATCCAACGCTCCGCACGAAGGACGTTAAGGTCGAAGATGAAAACGGCGAGAAGGTTTGGCAGAAGCAGTACAGGGGTTGCATGAAAAAAGCCACCTTCTCAAAGGTGAGATCCAAAATTGTGAACTCAATTGTTGATATGCCGGAGCAGTTAAAAGAAATAAACAATCTGATCCGGAAAAATATTGTTGCTGAGAAGCGGCAGCACCTTTCTACCAAAGACAAAAATTTGCGCGGCGCCTTTTTGAATCTATATTCTAAGCTGCCCTCCGACAAGCGGCTGTGGAATTACAATATGAATGCGCTGCACGATGTCCGGCCTGAAATCGACCGGTTTTCCAAGATGTATCTGGAACTGTATCACAGGGATGATTTGAAAAAGCTTTCCGACAGCCTTCATAGACAGGAGGAATTTTTGATGTCGGCATACGGAACTGGGAAGAAGGAGGAACTCTATAAAAATTATTCTAAGAACAAAATGGATGAGCTGTATACCAGAATGGGAAATGCAGTTTTGAGAGAGCTTCGGGAATACGACAAAACCGTTCGTGGAATCAAGGCGCGGCCGAAAATGAGGGATCCAAAAGAACGGCTCCGGTATCAGAAACATATTTCGCAGAGCTATCAGGAAAGTTGGTACGATCTGAAAAGGGCGCTGAGAAAAGACTTTACCAGCGTGAAAAATCAGATGTCCTTTGAAAAGCTGCAGCAGGAAATTGAACGTGCGGAGCAGGAAGTTGAAAGGTAA
- a CDS encoding conserved protein of unknown function (Evidence 4 : Unknown function but conserved in other organisms), which yields MKHRKEFLLDESTIRYMEQYKDEHHTSSLTGAVAGIVEDHRHKNDVPATKYLVDELSTQVVEKLNDVLTRIRLGTNNADRNSEIILLLLNTLLSYSSYNSLIEKDTPQLAAARKIVKDRIAYYRQRRLDAAVKKNIQTKTEPEKSGSVLSEDELIG from the coding sequence ATGAAACATAGAAAAGAATTTCTGCTGGACGAATCGACAATCCGTTACATGGAGCAGTACAAAGACGAACACCATACCAGTTCTCTTACCGGTGCTGTCGCCGGGATTGTTGAGGACCATCGTCACAAAAACGATGTGCCGGCGACAAAATATTTAGTCGATGAACTTTCAACCCAAGTGGTGGAAAAGCTGAACGACGTACTGACCAGGATCCGTCTCGGCACCAACAACGCGGACCGAAACAGTGAAATTATTCTGCTGCTGCTCAATACTCTTCTCTCTTATTCGTCATACAATTCGCTGATCGAAAAGGACACGCCGCAGCTTGCCGCTGCCAGAAAAATCGTGAAAGACCGGATCGCATATTACCGGCAGAGACGGCTGGACGCGGCGGTTAAGAAAAACATTCAGACAAAAACGGAACCGGAGAAATCCGGCTCCGTTTTGTCTGAGGATGAATTGATCGGGTGA
- a CDS encoding protein of unknown function (Evidence 5 : Unknown function): MDSGPIPYVILQEEWCEMDILLRGVDPMAIKKIDELALQQNVSRSRYLINMIQNFTALEEFKNFEDRYLSALEKNLLVIEKNTDVLQKFLDTFGALEENDET, translated from the coding sequence ATGGATTCCGGGCCGATTCCGTATGTAATTTTACAGGAAGAATGGTGTGAAATGGATATTTTACTTCGTGGGGTTGATCCCATGGCGATCAAAAAAATTGATGAGCTTGCGTTGCAACAGAACGTGTCGCGGAGCCGATACCTTATTAATATGATTCAAAACTTTACGGCCCTTGAAGAGTTTAAAAACTTCGAGGACCGGTATCTTTCCGCGCTGGAAAAGAATTTACTAGTGATCGAAAAGAATACGGATGTACTGCAAAAATTTCTTGATACTTTTGGTGCTTTGGAGGAAAACGATGAAACATAG